A genomic segment from Amyelois transitella isolate CPQ chromosome 15, ilAmyTran1.1, whole genome shotgun sequence encodes:
- the LOC106136497 gene encoding integrator complex subunit 11, with product MPDIKITPLGAGQDVGRSCILLSMGGKNIMLDCGMHMGYNDERRFPDFSYIVPEGPITSQIDCVIISHFHLDHCGALPYMSEMVGYTGPIYMTHPTKAIAPILLEDMRKVAVERKGEANFFTSQMIKDCIKKVTAVTLHQSVMVDNELEIKAYYAGHVLGAAMFWIRVGSQSVVYTGDYNMTPDRHLGAAWIDKCRPDLLITESTYATTIRDSKRCRERDFLKKVHECVEKGGKVLIPVFALGRAQELCILLETYWERMNLKYPVYFALGLTEKANNYYKMFITWTNQKIRKTFVQRNMFDFKHIKPFDKSYIDNPGAMVVFATPGMLHAGLSLNIFKKWAPYEQNMVIMPGFCVQGTVGHKILNGAKKVEFENRQVVEVKMAVEYMSFSAHADAKGIMQLIQYCEPKNVLLVHGEAQKMEFLKDKIEKEFKIDCFMPANGETCVINTPTKIPVDVSLRLLKAEAVKYNALPPDPKRRRVVNGILCVKDNRLSLLDIDEVCDEIGINRHIIRFTSTVRFEDPGPAVKTAEKLKALLEGKLDGWTITISEGNISVESVLIKIEGDESTKSIYVSWTNQDEDLGSYILGLLQSMVQES from the coding sequence ATGCCCGACATCAAGATTACACCTCTGGGAGCAGGCCAAGATGTAGGTCGAAGCTGTATTTTACTTTCCATGGGAGGTAAAAATATCATGTTAGATTGTGGCATGCACATGGGATACAACGATGAGCGGCGGTTCCCGGACTTCTCATACATAGTGCCGGAGGGCCCCATCACCAGCCAGATCGACTGCGTCATCATCTCTCACTTCCACCTGGACCATTGCGGAGCACTGCCATACATGTCGGAAATGGTTGGATACACCGGACCCATCTACATGACGCATCCAACTAAAGCCATAGCGCCTATTTTGCTTGAAGATATGAGAAAAGTTGCGGTCGAAAGAAAGGGAGAAGCAAACTTCTTCACATCTCAAATGATTAAAGATTGTATCAAGAAAGTAACAGCTGTGACATTGCATCAGTCTGTCATGGTTGATAATGAGTTAGAAATCAAAGCCTACTATGCTGGACATGTATTGGGAGCTGCTATGTTCTGGATCCGAGTGGGCTCTCAGTCTGTGGTTTACACCGGGGACTACAACATGACTCCAGATAGACATCTTGGTGCGGCTTGGATAGACAAATGTCGACCAGACTTGTTGATTACGGAGTCAACATACGCCACTACCATTAGAGATTCAAAACGTTGCCGTGAAAGAGATTTCCTGAAGAAAGTACATGAGTGTGTTGAGAAAGGAGGAAAAGTACTGATCCCAGTGTTTGCACTGGGGAGAGCACAGGAATTGTGCATCTTGTTAGAAACATACTGGGAGAGAATGAATTTGAAATACCCAGTTTATTTTGCACTTGGCTTGACTGAAAAagctaataattattacaagaTGTTCATAACATGGACCAATCAAAAGATAAGGAAAACTTTTGTTCAAAGAAACATGTTTGactttaaacatataaaaccTTTTGATAAATCCTACATAGACAACCCAGGAGCAATGGTGGTCTTCGCCACCCCCGGCATGTTGCATGCTGGGTTGtctttgaatattttcaaaaagtgGGCACCCTATGAGCAGAATATGGTGATAATGCCAGGGTTCTGTGTCCAAGGCACAGTCGGTCACAAGATTCTGAATGGAGCCAAGAAAGTTGAATTTGAAAACAGGCAAGTTGTGGAAGTTAAAATGGCTGTGGAATACATGTCTTTTTCTGCTCATGCTGATGCTAAAGGCATCATGCAGCTGATTCAATATTGTGAGCCCAAGAATGTGCTGCTGGTGCATGGGGAGGCTCAAAAAATGGAGTTCctcaaagataaaattgagaaggAATTTAAGATTGATTGTTTTATGCCAGCAAATGGTGAAACTTGTGTCATTAACACTCCAACAAAAATTCCTGTTGATGTTTCTCTAAGACTGCTGAAAGCAGAAGCTGTCAAATACAATGCTCTGCCCCCTGATCCCAAGCGGCGGCGGGTCGTGAATGGTATTCTCTGTGTGAAAGACAACCGACTTTCTTTGCTGGATATTGATGAAGTTTGTGATGAGATTGGTATCAACAGGCATATTATACGCTTCACAAGCACTGTGAGGTTCGAGGACCCGGGCCCTGCTGTCAAGACAGCAGAGAAGTTAAAAGCACTTCTTGAGGGGAAGCTGGATGGCTGGACCATCACCATATCTGAGGGAAACATATCTGTAGAGTCTGTGTTGATTAAAATTGAAGGAGATGAGAGTACTAAAAGCATTTATGTGTCCTGGACCAATCAAGATGAAGATTTAGGCAGCTACATTCTTGGACTACTTCAATCTATGGTTCAAGAATCATAG
- the LOC106136498 gene encoding GDP-mannose 4,6 dehydratase, translated as MSGDDAGSSANITNSNNKKVALITGITGQDGSYLAEFLIEKGYEVHGILRRSSSFNTGRIQHLYGQPTCHTGGRMHLHYGDLTDTTCLISIITKVRPNEIYNLGAQSHVKVSFELSEYTAQVDALGALRLLEAVRAAGLAARARVYQASTSELYGKAAEVPQTETTPFYPRSPYACAKLYGYWIVVNYREAYGMFACNGLLFNHESPRRGENFVTRKITRGVAKITLGLMPHLELGNLDSKRDWGHAKDYVEAMWLMLQQEKPEDFVVATGEAHSVREFVEKAFAVVGTRLQWRGRGAAETGHDAGSGRLLVKVNPKYFRPTEVDLLLGDPSKARRQLGWAPRVSFSELVRDMVQADLALMRANPEA; from the exons ATGTCTGGTGACGATGCCGGCAGTAGtgcaaatattacaaacagtaataacaaaaaagtgGCTCTTATAACCGGCATTACAGGACag gATGGATCATACTTAGCAGAATTCTTAATAGAAAAAGGTTACGAAGTGCATGGCATCCTGCGGCGTTCGTCGTCGTTCAACACGGGCCGCATCCAGCACCTGTATGGACAGCCCACCTGCCACACGGGGGGCAGGATGCACCTGCACTACGGGGACCTCACCGACACCACTTGCCTCATCAGTATTATCACTAAG GTCCGGCCGAACGAGATCTACAACCTGGGCGCGCAGTCGCACGTGAAGGTGTCGTTCGAGCTGAGCGAGTACACGGCGCAGGTGGACGCGCTGGGCGCGCTGCGGCTGCTGGAGGCGGTGCGCGCGGCCGGgctggcggcgcgcgcgcgcgtGTACCAGGCGTCCACGTCGGAGCTGTACGGGAAGGCGGCGGAGGTGCCGCAGACCGAGACCACGCCGTTCTACCCGCGCTCGCCTTATG CGTGCGCGAAACTATACGGCTACTGGATCGTGGTGAACTACCGCGAGGCGTACGGCATGTTCGCCTGCAACGGGCTGCTGTTCAACCACGAGAGCCCGCGCCGCGGCGAGAACTTCGTCACCCGGAAGATCACGCGCGGCGTCGCCAAGATCACGCTGGGGCTCATGCCGCACCTGGAGCTGGGCAACCTGGACAGCAAGCGCGACTGGGGCCACGCCAAGGACTACGTGGAG GCGATGTGGCTGATGCTGCAGCAAGAGAAGCCTGAAGATTTCGTGGTGGCAACAGGCGAGGCTCACAGCGTCAGGGAGTTCGTGGAGAAGGCGTTCGCGGTGGTGGGCACGCGGCTGCAgtggcgcgggcgcggcgccgcGGAGACGGGCCACGACGCGGGCTCCGGCAGGCTGCTGGTCAAGGTCAACCCCAAGTACTTCCGCCCGACTGAAGTG GACCTGCTGCTGGGCGACCCGTCGAAGGCGCGGCGACAGCTGGGCTGGGCGCCGCGCGTGTCGTTCTCGGAGCTGGTGCGCGACATGGTGCAGGCCGACCTCGCCCTGATGCGGGCCAACCCCGAGGCCTAG